Proteins encoded within one genomic window of Tidjanibacter massiliensis:
- a CDS encoding XRE family transcriptional regulator encodes MKSEQVGARVKEMRKALGMKQDELSSILGIGKSALSMIETGRAALSERNKNILIQELNLNPQWIESGEGEIFNSPLETFVPFIRRTDRTLPMQSVPLYNIEGTAGLVPLFTGQTPVRPVDYIHIPNLPKCDGAIYIVGDSMYPLLKSGDIVLYKKMNSIDDIFWGDMYLLSIDIDGEEYITVKYIQKSEHNGCIKLVSQNPHHADKDVSIDRIKALAFIKASIRMNSMK; translated from the coding sequence ATGAAAAGCGAACAGGTCGGAGCACGCGTCAAAGAGATGCGTAAAGCGCTCGGAATGAAGCAGGATGAGTTATCGAGTATCCTCGGTATCGGCAAAAGCGCACTCTCCATGATAGAGACGGGAAGAGCGGCCCTTTCCGAACGCAACAAGAACATCCTTATTCAGGAATTGAACCTTAATCCCCAGTGGATAGAGAGCGGCGAGGGGGAGATTTTCAACAGCCCGCTGGAAACGTTCGTCCCTTTCATCCGGCGTACGGACCGGACGCTGCCCATGCAGAGCGTACCTTTATATAATATCGAAGGCACGGCAGGACTTGTCCCGCTCTTCACGGGACAAACCCCCGTCCGCCCGGTGGATTACATCCATATTCCCAACCTGCCCAAGTGTGACGGGGCCATCTACATCGTCGGAGACAGCATGTACCCCTTGCTCAAAAGCGGAGACATCGTACTGTACAAAAAGATGAACAGCATTGACGACATTTTTTGGGGCGACATGTACCTGCTCTCGATAGATATCGACGGAGAGGAGTACATAACGGTGAAATACATCCAGAAATCCGAACACAACGGCTGCATCAAGCTGGTGAGCCAGAACCCGCACCATGCCGACAAGGATGTGAGTATCGACCGCATCAAGGCATTGGCTTTCATCAAAGCCAGCATCCGCATGAACTCCATGAAATAA
- a CDS encoding GNAT family N-acetyltransferase: MGIVIRKMEEAEYHLLRGFLYEAIFIPEGAAVPPEVIVDSPELQVYYVGFGTSKHDRALVAEAEGRVVGAVWCRIMEDYGHINDATPSLAISVHKAWRGVGIGTAMMQEMLALLYACGYGQVSLSVDKANYAVRMYLAAGFGIVEERETEYVMVCPLTQGMR; this comes from the coding sequence ATGGGCATTGTGATAAGAAAGATGGAAGAAGCGGAGTATCATTTACTACGCGGATTTCTGTATGAAGCGATTTTTATTCCTGAAGGAGCGGCTGTGCCCCCGGAGGTAATTGTCGATAGTCCTGAGTTACAGGTATATTATGTCGGGTTCGGTACCTCGAAACATGACAGGGCATTGGTTGCGGAAGCGGAAGGGCGAGTCGTGGGAGCTGTCTGGTGTCGCATCATGGAGGATTACGGACATATCAACGATGCGACTCCTTCTTTGGCCATTTCCGTGCATAAGGCCTGGAGGGGAGTAGGGATTGGAACGGCCATGATGCAGGAAATGCTCGCTTTGCTGTATGCCTGCGGTTACGGGCAGGTCTCTCTGTCGGTGGATAAAGCGAACTATGCGGTACGGATGTATCTTGCCGCAGGCTTCGGGATTGTCGAAGAGAGGGAGACGGAGTATGTGATGGTCTGTCCCTTAACGCAGGGTATGCGCTGA
- the terL gene encoding phage terminase large subunit, translating into MERAKEKTEVPAFTEFADRVFPGLEKGGFHAAYYRVLEAFARGRIRRLMVTIPPQHGKSLGSTTLLPAYMLGLDPDLKIAIASYSAALANRFNKRVQRIMDSALYRALFPGTSIKRAGERSDYVRTADMAEVIGCSGELLSVGREGSLTGNRVDVFILDDLYKDAMEANSPLIRENCWEWYTSVVRTRMHNASRELIVFTRWHEEDLIGQLVAKEEVTELKSWNQIERENGNGWLLLNFEAVKRSPPTEIDPRSEGEPLWGERHSTGLLAERMKLDPLRFECMYQGHPSAAQGLLYGDRFMLYEQLPETLVRYANYTDTADTGDDYLCSVCYAVDAQRRIYVTEVVYSREGMEVTEEVVAVMLQQVPGCDVLVESNNGGRGFARAVSRLCPNHRIGWFCQSANKEARILSNASAVLRNICMPVDWVARWPEFAHDLLSYRRIFRTNRWHDAPDVLTGIAEREICGTLSKKIRALSFKR; encoded by the coding sequence ATGGAGAGAGCAAAGGAGAAGACGGAGGTGCCCGCTTTTACGGAGTTTGCCGATAGGGTGTTTCCGGGACTTGAGAAAGGAGGGTTTCATGCGGCGTATTACCGGGTACTGGAGGCGTTTGCGAGAGGGCGCATCAGGCGGCTGATGGTCACGATACCTCCCCAGCACGGCAAGTCCCTGGGGTCTACGACGCTGCTGCCGGCTTATATGCTGGGGCTGGACCCCGACCTGAAAATAGCCATTGCATCGTACAGCGCCGCATTGGCCAACAGGTTCAATAAGCGGGTGCAGCGGATAATGGATTCGGCCCTGTATCGAGCCCTATTTCCCGGAACGTCGATAAAACGGGCGGGAGAACGGTCGGATTATGTGCGTACGGCGGATATGGCGGAAGTGATAGGCTGCAGCGGCGAACTCCTTTCGGTCGGCCGGGAAGGTTCCCTGACGGGAAACCGGGTGGATGTATTCATTCTGGACGACCTGTATAAGGATGCCATGGAGGCCAACTCGCCGCTGATTCGTGAGAACTGTTGGGAGTGGTACACTTCGGTGGTAAGGACGAGGATGCACAACGCTTCGCGCGAACTTATCGTATTTACCCGGTGGCATGAGGAGGACCTTATAGGCCAGCTGGTCGCCAAAGAGGAGGTGACGGAGCTGAAGTCGTGGAACCAAATCGAACGGGAAAACGGGAACGGTTGGCTGCTGCTGAATTTCGAAGCCGTCAAACGTTCGCCGCCGACCGAGATAGACCCTCGGTCCGAGGGAGAACCGCTGTGGGGGGAACGTCATAGTACCGGGTTGCTCGCCGAACGGATGAAACTCGACCCACTCCGTTTCGAGTGCATGTATCAGGGACATCCCTCCGCGGCGCAGGGGTTGCTGTACGGCGACCGGTTCATGCTGTATGAACAACTGCCGGAGACCCTAGTACGTTATGCGAACTATACGGATACGGCCGATACGGGTGACGATTATCTCTGTTCGGTCTGTTATGCGGTGGATGCACAGCGGCGCATCTATGTGACGGAGGTCGTCTATTCGCGGGAGGGGATGGAGGTGACCGAAGAAGTGGTGGCCGTGATGCTGCAACAGGTCCCGGGATGCGACGTGCTGGTGGAGAGCAATAACGGTGGGCGCGGCTTTGCGCGGGCCGTGTCGCGGCTGTGCCCCAATCACCGGATAGGATGGTTCTGTCAAAGCGCCAACAAGGAGGCGCGTATTCTTTCCAATGCTTCGGCGGTACTCCGGAATATCTGCATGCCTGTGGACTGGGTGGCGCGTTGGCCGGAGTTCGCGCACGACCTGCTTTCCTATCGGCGTATTTTCCGGACCAATCGGTGGCATGACGCGCCGGATGTGCTCACGGGTATCGCTGAACGGGAGATTTGCGGTACGCTCTCCAAAAAGATAAGGGCGCTCAGCTTCAAAAGGTGA